In Phreatobacter aquaticus, a single genomic region encodes these proteins:
- a CDS encoding L,D-transpeptidase family protein → MTHRSSPRIPAALIGAALALVATGSMAQTPAEPTVQAPAPAVSTPAAPAVPAAPADPAAAPTAPAASGQPTPPAAQVARPRRPTPPPAPRVTALSTDPQPTYGPQTIAMTQGALARYRQIAQRGGWGALPTSTPRIAKGSTGPLVVALKQRLAIEGDLDLNQSPGPLFDDVTVEAVKRFQRRVGHLASGAVTAPTIRQLNIPVQSRITALEKSLERLADSRFAFGPRYVVVNIPAAAAEAVEGSIVRRRHVVIVGKPEHASPMVETRLTVVNFNPTWTIPTSIIRRDIIPKMRRNPATLASMRVRMLDRNGNEVNPASINWQTEQAVNYTLRQDPGVGNSLGRVRIDMPNREAVYMHDTPSRRLFNSEARYFSSGCVRVGDVNDFVTWLLAPQGWERSRVDAEMTQTQRKDVRLTQPVPVAWVYMTGWAAPDGTVQFRDDIYSYDVPGAAPVRVVRAADRPPAEPVVLAPPPPPPQPNFFESLFGGGRREAGDPPGGNRF, encoded by the coding sequence ATGACCCATCGATCCTCACCGCGCATCCCGGCAGCGCTCATCGGCGCAGCTCTGGCACTGGTCGCGACGGGGTCGATGGCCCAGACGCCAGCCGAACCGACAGTGCAGGCGCCAGCTCCGGCAGTCAGTACTCCGGCGGCCCCGGCCGTTCCCGCAGCACCCGCCGATCCGGCCGCTGCCCCGACTGCACCTGCCGCCTCAGGCCAGCCCACGCCCCCCGCCGCCCAGGTCGCCCGCCCGCGCCGTCCGACGCCGCCGCCGGCTCCGCGCGTCACCGCGCTGTCGACCGATCCGCAGCCGACCTACGGCCCGCAGACCATCGCGATGACCCAGGGCGCACTTGCCCGCTATCGCCAGATCGCCCAGCGCGGCGGATGGGGCGCGCTGCCGACCTCGACGCCGCGCATCGCCAAGGGGTCGACCGGCCCGCTGGTGGTTGCCCTCAAGCAGCGGCTCGCTATCGAGGGTGATCTGGATCTCAACCAGTCGCCCGGTCCCCTGTTCGACGACGTGACCGTCGAGGCGGTGAAGCGCTTCCAGCGGCGCGTCGGCCATCTCGCCTCCGGCGCGGTCACCGCCCCGACCATCCGCCAGCTCAACATTCCCGTGCAGAGCCGCATCACGGCGCTGGAAAAGTCGCTCGAGCGGCTGGCCGACAGCCGCTTCGCCTTTGGCCCGCGCTATGTGGTGGTCAACATTCCCGCCGCCGCCGCCGAGGCGGTCGAAGGCTCGATCGTGCGCCGCCGCCATGTCGTCATCGTCGGCAAGCCCGAACATGCCTCGCCGATGGTCGAGACCCGGCTGACGGTCGTCAATTTCAACCCGACCTGGACGATCCCGACCTCGATCATCCGCCGCGACATCATTCCGAAGATGCGGCGCAATCCGGCGACGCTGGCCTCCATGCGCGTGCGCATGCTCGACCGCAACGGCAATGAGGTGAACCCCGCCTCGATCAACTGGCAGACCGAGCAGGCGGTGAACTACACGCTGCGCCAGGATCCCGGCGTCGGCAATTCGCTGGGGCGCGTGCGCATCGACATGCCGAACCGCGAAGCCGTCTACATGCATGACACGCCGTCGCGCCGGCTGTTCAATTCGGAAGCCCGTTATTTCTCGTCCGGCTGCGTGCGCGTTGGCGACGTCAACGACTTCGTGACGTGGCTGCTGGCGCCGCAGGGCTGGGAACGGTCGCGCGTCGATGCCGAGATGACCCAGACCCAGCGCAAGGATGTCAGGCTGACCCAGCCGGTGCCGGTGGCCTGGGTCTACATGACCGGTTGGGCCGCGCCCGACGGCACGGTGCAGTTCCGCGACGACATCTACAGCTATGATGTGCCGGGTGCAGCTCCCGTTCGCGTCGTGCGCGCCGCCGACCGGCCGCCGGCCGAGCCGGTGGTTCTGGCGCCGCCGCCCCCGCCACCGCAGCCGAACTTCTTCGAGAGCCTGTTCGGCGGTGGCCGGCGTGAAGCCGGCGATCCGCCCGGCGGCAATCGCTTCTGA
- a CDS encoding acyl-CoA thioesterase — MTQRPVPRPRSDFVWFSDIQTRWSDNDQYGHINNVVYYSYFDTAVNAFLIGEAGLEPVGGSWMGLVVDTRCSYFAPASYPEPLEVGLRFADAGRSSQRYEIGVFQKGGAETLAHGHFVHVYVDAATRRPVPIPESLVAAMARAANTR, encoded by the coding sequence ATGACCCAGCGTCCCGTTCCCCGCCCCCGCAGCGACTTCGTCTGGTTCTCCGATATCCAGACCCGCTGGTCGGACAACGACCAGTACGGCCACATCAACAATGTCGTCTATTATTCCTATTTCGACACGGCGGTGAACGCGTTCCTGATCGGCGAGGCAGGGCTGGAGCCGGTTGGCGGCTCATGGATGGGCCTCGTGGTCGACACGCGCTGCTCCTATTTCGCGCCCGCAAGCTATCCCGAGCCGCTGGAGGTTGGCCTCCGCTTCGCCGATGCCGGGCGCTCCAGTCAGCGCTACGAGATCGGTGTGTTCCAGAAGGGCGGCGCCGAGACGCTGGCCCACGGCCATTTCGTCCACGTCTATGTCGATGCCGCGACGCGCCGGCCCGTGCCGATCCCGGAGAGCCTGGTCGCGGCGATGGCGCGGGCGGCGAACACGCGGTGA
- a CDS encoding GtrA family protein: MASFAVVGALNGVVNYAITVGMTFLVLVPLGLATSDTALGFAKFLGWVVAVSNSYVLNSLTTFAAESGRRLSLATYGRFVASGVLGLAVEVASFLLAVRYLPLGLAAIVPIGMSFVVNFGMTRLIVFPSKPAVPEDRA; the protein is encoded by the coding sequence ATGGCGTCCTTCGCAGTGGTCGGCGCGCTCAACGGCGTGGTCAACTATGCCATCACCGTCGGCATGACCTTTCTGGTGCTGGTCCCGCTGGGGCTCGCCACCAGCGACACCGCGCTGGGCTTCGCCAAATTCCTCGGCTGGGTCGTGGCCGTGTCGAATTCCTACGTCCTGAACTCGCTGACCACATTCGCAGCCGAGAGCGGCCGCCGCCTGTCGCTTGCCACCTATGGCCGTTTCGTCGCCTCAGGGGTTCTCGGACTGGCCGTGGAAGTGGCGAGTTTCCTTCTGGCCGTGCGCTATCTGCCGCTCGGGCTTGCGGCCATCGTGCCGATCGGCATGTCGTTCGTCGTGAATTTCGGCATGACCCGCCTGATCGTGTTTCCCAGCAAGCCGGCGGTGCCGGAAGACAGGGCCTGA
- a CDS encoding glycosyltransferase family 2 protein, protein MTINNGRVIAFPGAEAQPFGLTIVVPAYNEAEALPHTHQKLLAFARSLKEKRGLAVEILYVDDGSRDGTLAVANALAADGADVQVLSFSRNFGKEAALLAGLDNARYGAVIFMDADGQHPTSIAETLVSRWLDDGYDVAFTYKAHRRDEPKLRTLFVNAFYGLVNSGVRHKIPADAGDFRLLSPRAAAALRQLPERGRFFKGLSSWVGFRQIGVPYEPDPRLQGEAKWSFLGLLAFSIEGLTSFSIVPLRMASLFGAVLATFAFLYGLVIVIETLVFGHNVPGYPSLFVGMMFIGGVQLLMIGVLGEYIGKILSEMKGRPVYLVGEQSLKRASEQPASERGQSTKSGE, encoded by the coding sequence ATGACCATCAATAACGGGCGTGTGATTGCCTTCCCCGGTGCCGAGGCCCAGCCCTTTGGCCTGACCATCGTGGTACCGGCCTATAACGAGGCCGAGGCCCTGCCGCACACCCACCAGAAGCTGCTCGCCTTCGCCCGTTCGCTGAAGGAGAAGCGCGGGCTGGCCGTCGAGATCCTCTATGTCGACGATGGCTCCCGCGACGGCACGCTGGCGGTCGCCAACGCGCTCGCCGCCGATGGCGCGGATGTCCAGGTCCTGTCCTTCTCGCGCAATTTCGGCAAGGAGGCGGCGCTTCTCGCCGGCCTCGACAATGCCCGCTATGGCGCCGTGATCTTCATGGATGCCGACGGCCAGCATCCGACTTCGATCGCCGAGACCCTGGTCTCGCGCTGGCTCGACGACGGCTATGACGTCGCCTTCACCTACAAGGCGCATCGCCGCGACGAGCCGAAGCTGCGCACCCTGTTCGTCAATGCCTTCTACGGGCTGGTCAATTCCGGCGTGCGGCACAAGATCCCGGCCGATGCCGGCGACTTCCGCCTCTTGTCGCCCCGCGCTGCCGCGGCGCTGCGCCAGTTGCCGGAGCGTGGCCGCTTCTTCAAGGGCCTGTCGAGCTGGGTCGGCTTCCGCCAGATCGGTGTTCCATACGAGCCCGATCCGCGCCTGCAGGGCGAGGCGAAATGGAGCTTCCTCGGCCTGCTCGCCTTCTCCATCGAGGGGCTGACCTCGTTTTCCATCGTGCCGCTGCGCATGGCGAGCCTGTTTGGCGCCGTGCTGGCGACCTTCGCCTTTCTCTATGGCCTGGTGATCGTCATCGAGACGCTGGTCTTCGGCCACAACGTGCCGGGCTATCCCTCGCTGTTCGTCGGCATGATGTTCATCGGCGGCGTCCAGCTCCTGATGATCGGCGTGCTCGGCGAATATATCGGCAAGATCCTCTCCGAGATGAAGGGCCGCCCGGTCTATCTGGTCGGTGAGCAATCCCTGAAGCGCGCCAGCGAGCAGCCGGCATCCGAGCGCGGCCAGTCGACCAAATCCGGCGAATGA
- a CDS encoding ChbG/HpnK family deacetylase, with amino-acid sequence MKRLILCADDYALAPGVSRAIRELAGTGRLNATSVMTPGPDLGPEAEALTAIAPPGFEIGLHVTLTGGLSPLTRPALPHYFGLGGLMARCFARRIKASVIEDEVEAQFQAFLEAFGRAPDFVDGHQHVHLLPVVRPIVVAACRRHAPKAWLRQCAGVGGTGRGPKGQILATLSSGLKHDARTGGFATNPAFSGAYDFRKAAAFPDLFPRFLDRLPDGSLVMVHPGHVDEDLTHVDPVHGPRAIEYAYLAGDRFPRDLAAAGFTLR; translated from the coding sequence ATGAAGCGCCTGATCCTCTGCGCGGATGATTATGCGCTGGCGCCGGGGGTCTCGCGGGCGATCCGCGAGCTCGCCGGGACGGGACGGTTGAACGCAACCTCCGTGATGACGCCGGGCCCTGATCTCGGCCCCGAGGCCGAAGCACTGACGGCCATCGCGCCGCCCGGCTTCGAGATCGGCCTGCATGTCACGCTGACCGGCGGGCTCAGCCCCCTGACGCGCCCGGCGCTGCCGCACTATTTCGGCCTCGGCGGCCTGATGGCCCGCTGCTTCGCGCGCCGCATCAAGGCCTCGGTTATCGAGGACGAGGTCGAGGCGCAGTTCCAGGCCTTCCTCGAGGCGTTCGGCCGCGCGCCGGATTTCGTCGATGGACACCAGCACGTCCACCTCCTGCCGGTCGTGCGGCCGATCGTGGTCGCGGCCTGCCGCCGCCATGCACCGAAGGCCTGGTTGCGCCAGTGCGCCGGCGTCGGCGGCACCGGCCGCGGACCGAAGGGGCAGATCCTCGCAACCCTCTCGTCGGGCCTGAAGCATGATGCCCGCACCGGTGGCTTCGCCACCAATCCGGCCTTTTCGGGCGCCTATGATTTCCGCAAGGCGGCGGCCTTTCCCGATCTCTTCCCGCGCTTCCTGGACCGGCTGCCCGACGGCAGCCTGGTCATGGTCCATCCGGGCCATGTCGACGAGGACCTGACCCATGTCGATCCCGTTCATGGCCCGCGCGCGATCGAATATGCCTATCTCGCCGGGGACCGGTTTCCCCGCGATCTCGCGGCTGCCGGCTTCACATTGCGCTGA
- a CDS encoding ABC transporter ATP-binding protein/permease: MLPIAITAGVADVAIIGARLAGLIDLPPYIFVLMIAAAAAAYLSRQSSTLIRGIIGFLLVWHLASVGILILKEAGALPAGLAPYLPTRASVLLSAIFAIVVYGLSFVGTIRQIAKLADPFFETRDIGELRLPFGVTFRVQERYIAHALLFVLLAINIAQVLATVLLNQWNNRFYTALQEKAEATFWIELRYFTVVAFLWVILAVYELYLTQYTQMRWRRWMTGRLTGHWLDQGAHYRMRLAGGQADNPDQRIAEDVRMFTSNTLDLVIRFFSAILSLYAFVLILWGLSASFKYQVWGINLETIPGYLVWAALFVAVFGTICAHFIGRSLIGINFLRQRYEADFRYSLVRVRENDEQIALLKGEEAERQGLAARFTKVVANWFDYMKYTKRLTWFTTFVNQASVIFPFVLLAPAYFSGAVPLGSLTQTAGAFGRVEGALLIFTNLYSTLADYKSVIDRLTGFERSADDVKVPPASAIAFEKNGETLDLADLTVTLPDGTPLVGAAALSVGKGERVLVTGPSGSGKSTLFRAIAGIWPHGAGKVSAPTGGDVMLLPQRPYFPVATLRDAVTYPAERGAYSDAEIVKALAAVNLPALTTRLDEDAAWHQMLSGGEQQRLAMARALLSKPDWLFLDEATAAIDEVGEANLYTTIREWLPGATIVSIGHRSTLANFHDRRIHLTKGEDGLHAAADAPLMALAKG; the protein is encoded by the coding sequence ATGCTGCCCATCGCCATCACTGCCGGCGTTGCCGATGTCGCCATCATCGGCGCGAGGCTCGCCGGCCTGATCGACCTGCCGCCCTATATCTTCGTGCTGATGATCGCGGCCGCCGCCGCGGCCTATCTCAGCCGGCAGTCCTCGACACTGATCCGCGGCATTATCGGCTTCCTGCTGGTCTGGCATCTCGCGTCCGTCGGCATCCTGATCCTCAAGGAAGCCGGTGCCTTGCCGGCTGGTCTTGCGCCCTATCTGCCGACGCGCGCCAGCGTCCTGCTCTCGGCGATCTTCGCCATCGTGGTCTATGGCCTGAGCTTCGTCGGCACGATCAGGCAGATCGCCAAGCTCGCGGACCCGTTCTTCGAGACGCGCGACATCGGCGAACTGCGGTTGCCGTTCGGCGTCACGTTCCGCGTGCAGGAGCGCTACATCGCCCATGCCCTGCTGTTCGTGCTGCTGGCGATCAACATCGCGCAGGTTCTGGCAACCGTCCTGCTCAACCAGTGGAACAACCGCTTCTACACCGCGCTGCAGGAGAAGGCGGAAGCGACCTTCTGGATCGAGCTGCGCTATTTCACCGTGGTCGCCTTCCTGTGGGTGATCCTGGCGGTCTACGAGCTCTATCTCACCCAGTACACGCAGATGCGCTGGCGCCGCTGGATGACCGGCCGGCTCACCGGCCACTGGCTCGACCAGGGCGCCCATTACCGCATGCGCCTTGCCGGCGGACAGGCCGACAACCCCGACCAGCGCATTGCCGAAGACGTCCGCATGTTCACCTCCAACACGCTGGACCTGGTGATCCGCTTCTTCTCGGCGATCCTGTCGCTCTATGCCTTCGTGCTGATCCTCTGGGGCCTGTCGGCCAGTTTCAAATACCAGGTCTGGGGCATCAACCTGGAGACGATCCCGGGCTATCTCGTCTGGGCCGCGCTGTTCGTTGCTGTCTTCGGCACGATTTGCGCCCATTTCATCGGCCGCTCGCTCATCGGCATCAACTTCCTGCGCCAGCGTTACGAGGCCGATTTCCGCTATAGCCTGGTCCGCGTCCGCGAGAATGACGAGCAGATCGCACTGCTGAAGGGCGAAGAGGCCGAGCGTCAGGGGCTGGCCGCGCGCTTCACCAAGGTCGTCGCCAACTGGTTCGACTACATGAAATATACCAAGCGGCTCACCTGGTTCACGACCTTCGTCAACCAGGCCTCCGTGATCTTCCCCTTCGTGCTGCTGGCGCCGGCCTATTTCTCGGGCGCCGTGCCGCTGGGATCGCTCACCCAGACCGCCGGCGCCTTCGGCCGGGTCGAGGGCGCGCTGCTCATCTTCACCAACCTCTATTCGACGCTCGCCGACTACAAGTCGGTCATCGACCGCCTCACCGGCTTCGAGCGCTCGGCCGATGACGTGAAGGTGCCGCCGGCATCCGCCATCGCCTTCGAGAAAAACGGCGAAACGCTCGACCTCGCCGATCTGACCGTCACGCTGCCGGACGGCACGCCGCTGGTCGGTGCCGCCGCGCTGAGCGTCGGCAAGGGTGAGCGCGTCCTGGTGACGGGTCCTTCGGGCTCGGGCAAGTCGACCTTGTTCCGGGCCATTGCCGGCATCTGGCCGCATGGCGCGGGCAAGGTCAGCGCGCCGACCGGTGGCGACGTCATGTTGCTGCCGCAGCGGCCCTATTTCCCGGTCGCGACCTTGCGTGATGCCGTGACCTATCCGGCGGAGCGTGGCGCCTATTCCGACGCCGAGATCGTCAAGGCGCTGGCGGCGGTCAACCTGCCCGCCCTCACCACCCGCCTCGACGAGGACGCGGCCTGGCACCAGATGCTGTCGGGCGGCGAACAGCAGCGCCTCGCCATGGCGCGGGCCCTGCTCTCGAAGCCCGACTGGCTGTTCCTCGACGAGGCGACGGCGGCGATCGACGAGGTCGGCGAGGCCAATCTCTACACGACCATCCGCGAATGGTTGCCGGGCGCGACCATCGTCTCGATCGGCCACCGCTCCACGCTGGCCAATTTCCACGACCGGCGCATTCACCTGACCAAGGGCGAGGACGGCCTGCACGCGGCGGCCGATGCGCCGCTCATGGCGCTGGCCAAGGGCTGA
- a CDS encoding META domain-containing protein produces the protein MTRRAPACLALATLLVFAASSIAEAQTRRREPARPRPPSRADIMMYQRFPADIRLAVVSVNGQRPAASDRPIFTFSGNLRMSGFGGCNPVHADFRRPGINDLRFGPLNFVEKRCGQPVDAQERAIFWAIQGANKWRPHGTRGMVMTGVRGTVTLEPAF, from the coding sequence ATGACCAGACGCGCGCCCGCCTGTCTTGCCCTCGCGACCCTCCTCGTGTTTGCCGCAAGTTCGATTGCGGAGGCACAGACGCGCCGCCGGGAACCGGCACGGCCACGCCCGCCGAGCCGCGCCGACATCATGATGTACCAGCGTTTTCCAGCCGACATCCGGCTGGCGGTGGTGAGCGTCAATGGCCAGCGGCCGGCGGCGAGCGATCGCCCGATCTTCACCTTCTCAGGCAATCTCAGGATGAGTGGCTTCGGTGGCTGCAATCCGGTTCATGCCGATTTTCGCCGGCCCGGGATCAACGACCTGCGGTTCGGGCCGCTGAACTTCGTCGAGAAGCGCTGTGGCCAGCCGGTCGACGCCCAGGAGCGCGCGATCTTCTGGGCGATCCAGGGCGCCAACAAGTGGCGCCCCCATGGCACGCGCGGCATGGTGATGACCGGCGTGCGCGGCACGGTGACGCTCGAACCGGCGTTCTGA
- a CDS encoding sigma-54-dependent transcriptional regulator — MGSQEPAHDRLRHFLIVDADPAARRLMASSLVGLGACQQAGDTDQALAALDRHWPDAVIACLDTGRLASPAIIEAIRLAGFEGPILATSAIGSMTSAVEAMRAGATDMLIKPVAATDLIRRLETHLADQPAAQPVPRRTEAASDRDFERFIGSSPAMAEVYDQIRRIAPSRAPVFVTGESGTGKEVTAQALHDRSGREASRFVALNCGAIPKDLIESEIFGHVKGAFTGATEDRTGAAELADGGTLFLDEICEMDLALQTKLLRFIQTGEVRRVGDTRIRQVDVRFVCATNRDPLADVAAGRFREDLYYRLCVLPIHLPPLRERGEDVLALARAFLARFAEEEGRHFHGFDIAAEKIIQAFPWPGNVRQLQNVMRRLVVMHDGDWVTAPMLPLALAHGSYESATERAAVQPIALTRGTVEPYWVQERRIIEEALAAFDGNLSRAAAALEISPSTIYRKREAWAKDPMLKAG, encoded by the coding sequence ATGGGTTCGCAAGAGCCCGCACATGATCGTTTGCGTCATTTCCTGATCGTCGATGCCGACCCGGCCGCGCGGCGCTTGATGGCAAGCTCTCTCGTTGGCCTTGGCGCTTGCCAACAGGCTGGCGACACGGATCAGGCGCTGGCAGCCCTCGACAGGCACTGGCCCGATGCCGTGATCGCCTGCCTCGACACCGGACGGCTGGCCTCGCCTGCCATCATCGAGGCGATCCGCCTTGCCGGCTTTGAGGGACCGATCCTCGCCACCAGCGCCATTGGCTCGATGACAAGCGCCGTGGAGGCCATGCGCGCCGGCGCGACCGACATGCTGATCAAGCCGGTGGCCGCCACCGACCTCATCCGCCGCCTGGAAACCCATCTGGCCGACCAGCCCGCCGCACAGCCTGTTCCCCGCCGCACCGAAGCCGCGTCCGACCGCGACTTCGAGAGATTCATCGGCTCCTCACCGGCCATGGCCGAGGTCTATGATCAGATTCGCCGCATCGCGCCGTCGCGCGCGCCGGTCTTCGTCACCGGCGAGAGCGGTACCGGCAAGGAAGTGACCGCGCAGGCGCTGCATGATCGCTCGGGCCGGGAGGCAAGCCGGTTCGTCGCGCTGAATTGCGGCGCGATCCCCAAGGACCTGATCGAGAGCGAGATCTTCGGCCATGTGAAGGGCGCCTTCACCGGCGCGACCGAGGACCGGACCGGCGCCGCCGAGCTCGCCGATGGCGGCACGCTGTTCCTCGACGAGATTTGCGAGATGGATCTGGCGTTGCAGACCAAGCTGCTGCGCTTCATCCAGACCGGCGAGGTCAGGCGCGTCGGCGACACGCGTATCCGTCAGGTCGACGTCCGCTTCGTCTGCGCGACCAACCGCGATCCGCTGGCCGATGTGGCGGCCGGACGGTTCCGCGAGGACCTCTATTACCGGCTCTGCGTGCTGCCGATTCACCTGCCGCCGCTCCGCGAGCGCGGCGAGGACGTGCTGGCGCTGGCCCGCGCCTTCCTCGCGCGCTTCGCCGAGGAAGAGGGCCGGCATTTCCATGGCTTCGACATCGCGGCGGAGAAGATCATCCAGGCCTTCCCCTGGCCCGGCAATGTCCGCCAGCTGCAGAATGTCATGCGCCGCCTGGTCGTGATGCATGACGGCGACTGGGTGACCGCGCCCATGCTGCCGCTGGCGCTGGCCCACGGGTCCTATGAGAGCGCGACTGAACGGGCAGCGGTGCAGCCCATCGCGCTGACGCGCGGAACGGTGGAACCCTATTGGGTGCAGGAACGGCGCATCATCGAGGAGGCGCTCGCAGCCTTCGACGGCAATCTGTCGCGCGCCGCAGCGGCGCTGGAGATCAGCCCGTCGACCATCTATCGCAAGCGCGAAGCCTGGGCGAAGGATCCGATGCTCAAGGCTGGCTGA
- a CDS encoding Spy/CpxP family protein refolding chaperone has protein sequence MKKSIIGAAVIASLLVGAVAIAQPGPQGQGGPGGGPGGRFERLSPEDRAAFLDGRMAAMKAMLRLTPDQEKHWPALEAALREAANQRFQRMQQRREMRNAQQQVDPVQRLRTAAERMAEGAATMKKIADAAQPLYASLDASQKARVDRMMSRGRGMMMGGMGGMRGEGRDWGHGHEGGGHWGRGWGGGQGPDGQGNRGPGQGPNRL, from the coding sequence ATGAAGAAGAGCATTATCGGTGCGGCGGTCATCGCCAGCCTGCTCGTCGGCGCAGTCGCCATCGCACAGCCCGGTCCGCAGGGCCAGGGTGGCCCCGGCGGCGGACCCGGCGGTCGTTTCGAGCGTCTGTCACCGGAAGATCGCGCCGCGTTCCTCGACGGCCGGATGGCCGCGATGAAGGCCATGCTGCGGCTGACGCCCGACCAGGAAAAGCACTGGCCGGCGCTTGAGGCAGCCCTGCGCGAAGCCGCCAACCAGCGCTTCCAGCGCATGCAGCAGCGGCGCGAGATGCGCAATGCCCAGCAGCAGGTCGATCCGGTGCAGCGCCTCCGGACCGCCGCCGAGCGGATGGCCGAAGGCGCCGCCACCATGAAGAAGATCGCCGACGCGGCCCAGCCACTCTATGCGAGCCTCGACGCCAGCCAGAAAGCCCGTGTCGACCGCATGATGTCGCGCGGCCGAGGCATGATGATGGGTGGCATGGGCGGCATGCGCGGCGAAGGCCGCGACTGGGGTCACGGTCACGAGGGCGGCGGCCATTGGGGTCGCGGCTGGGGCGGTGGCCAGGGTCCGGATGGACAGGGCAACCGCGGTCCGGGCCAGGGTCCGAACCGCCTCTGA
- a CDS encoding DUF937 domain-containing protein produces MFNLADILAQVQKNPGLEGMAKVYGLSAEQTKATMDALLPAFSMGMNRAVQSPLDVAGLFGTFAKAPDFAKMMENPMAAGPAMMQAGQEVMAKVFGSNDLTQAIAQQAASMSGVGQEATKQMMPVMASLLMSGLMKQAMDGKNPLGQLLAAAMSPFTGAQSQQPADPLGGMMGMFSSFMGGVPGAAKPAGGIPGLEQMAEFAKAMQAANPLLNGDLTRPPTGEATGTRSLGQQAADTWTATVGQLFEHGRGLQDQQLAQLEQLFDKFAPKPADEPKPQA; encoded by the coding sequence ATGTTCAATCTCGCCGACATCCTGGCTCAGGTGCAGAAGAACCCCGGCCTTGAGGGAATGGCCAAGGTCTACGGCCTGTCCGCGGAGCAGACCAAAGCGACAATGGACGCGCTGCTGCCCGCCTTCTCCATGGGCATGAACCGCGCGGTGCAATCACCGCTCGACGTCGCCGGTCTGTTCGGTACCTTCGCCAAGGCGCCCGATTTCGCCAAGATGATGGAAAATCCGATGGCCGCGGGTCCCGCCATGATGCAGGCGGGCCAGGAGGTCATGGCCAAGGTGTTCGGCTCCAACGACCTGACCCAGGCGATCGCCCAGCAGGCGGCTTCGATGAGTGGCGTCGGGCAGGAGGCGACCAAGCAGATGATGCCGGTCATGGCATCGCTCCTGATGAGCGGCCTGATGAAGCAGGCGATGGACGGCAAGAACCCGCTCGGGCAATTGCTGGCGGCCGCCATGTCGCCGTTCACCGGGGCCCAGAGCCAGCAGCCGGCCGACCCGCTCGGCGGCATGATGGGCATGTTCTCCAGCTTCATGGGCGGTGTCCCCGGCGCCGCCAAGCCAGCCGGCGGCATACCCGGCCTCGAGCAGATGGCGGAATTCGCCAAGGCCATGCAGGCCGCCAACCCCTTGCTGAACGGCGACCTGACGCGTCCGCCGACCGGCGAGGCCACGGGCACCCGCTCGCTCGGCCAGCAGGCCGCCGATACCTGGACCGCCACAGTCGGCCAGTTGTTCGAACATGGCCGCGGCCTGCAGGACCAGCAGCTGGCGCAACTGGAACAGCTGTTCGACAAGTTTGCGCCGAAACCCGCCGACGAGCCGAAGCCCCAGGCCTGA